The window CGATGCCGTTTTGAACCGTGATCACGACGGTCTTGGGTCCTACGACGGAACACAATTGGCATCCAGCCTCTTCAGTCGAATACGTCTTTACCGCGAGCAACACGACATCGGCCGCGGCGCGTCCCGAGGATTTTCGAAGACATTGACGTTCGCCAGTTGAAAGCTGTTGGCGACACCCTGCACATGCAGGCCGCGCTCGCGCATGCTTGGAAGTGCGCTCCCGCGCGACAAACGCCACGGGCACTCCGCCGTGCGCTAGCGTCGCCCCAAACCACCGACACGGCCCACCCCGATCACCATGCAGTTCATTTCTCGAGCTCCATTTCCGACTGAACTCCCGTTGGCTTACTGGCTTCTGCCTTTGTATCCTGTCCCTGCGGGGATCAACGCGTGGTTTGGCGGCAACGCAACCTATCCCGCCGACATTTTTAAGTGACGTCGGCTGAGTGGGATGGCACATGTCGGCGACTCGAGTCGGTTCAAAACCTGAGTCAATTGCGCCCTGCGCACACCGAGAAGT is drawn from Anatilimnocola floriformis and contains these coding sequences:
- a CDS encoding ketopantoate reductase family protein produces the protein MCHPTQPTSLKNVGGIGCVAAKPRVDPRRDRIQRQKPVSQREFSRKWSSRNELHGDRGGPCRWFGATLAHGGVPVAFVARERTSKHARARPACAGCRQQLSTGERQCLRKSSGRAAADVVLLAVKTYSTEEAGCQLCSVVGPKTVVITVQNGIDNDERARAAIGGGQIFRGNALIVTRRAAPGRIEQTGGPRKFLFNDPSTPSNERLQQIAQAFRKAGVDATASDDILRVILDKVRADCCLRWSE